CTGCACGGTCACACGACGCTCCTGCATGGCTTCCAGCAGCGCGGCCTGCGTTTTCGGTGGCGTTCGGTTGATCTCGTCGGCCAGCAGCACGTTGGCGAACACCGGGCCGGGCATGAAGGCAAGTCGACGCTGGCCGGTTGCCGGGTCGTCCTGAATCACATCCGTGCCCGTGACATCGCTGGGCATGAGGTCGGGCGTGAACTGGATGCGCGAGAACTTGAGGTCGAGCGCACGCGCGAGTGTAGAGATCAGTAGCGTCTTGGCGAGACCGGGGACACCGACCAGGAGACAGTTGCCGCCGGCGAAGAGCGCGATCAGCGCTTGCTCCACCACGACGTCCTGACCGACGATGACTTTGCGAAGTTCGCTCGCGATGCGTTGACCGGCGCCCTGCAGGCGGTCGGCAAGGGCGCCGTCGTCGAGACGGTCGAGTTCAGACGTGGATGGGGCCGGAGCGGTCACCTGGTTCCTCTGAGGCTAGCGGGTCAACGCGTAGATGATGTAGTTCACGCCGAGCTTGTACGCTTCGTTCGACATGTCGAGCGGGAACATCCCTGTGTCAGAGAACTCCCAGTACTCGGACAGGTCGTTGTTGTAATTCGCGATCGCCAACAAGCGCTTCTTCGGATCGTTGTCCTCGAACACGCCGTAGAACACCGACTTGTAGCCGCGGTAGATCGGATGCTCGTAGTCGAGCGTCTTGATGCGGTAGAACGAGTCGAAGATCGGATGCTTCAGGTCCATTTCGATGAGCCGGGCGTTCGGCAGCACCTTCTTCATGGCGCTCTCGAAGTTGATCCAGTGATCGCCGACAAAGTCGTCAAAGATGATGAAGCCGCCCTTCGCCAGATAATTGCGCAGTCCCAGCGCTTCAGCGTCGTTGGGACGCCAGAAGCCCGGTTCGGCCATGTAGGCCACCGGGTACTTGCCAAGCTGCGGGTCGTCGAGCGTGAGAATGTTGCTGGCGTCGATGCGCATGCGCGTGCTCGAGAGCTCGCCTACGATCTTGGTGAAGTGCCGCTCG
This region of Gemmatimonas groenlandica genomic DNA includes:
- a CDS encoding DUF4159 domain-containing protein encodes the protein MMSLPRAVLLGGLFLASLVPSHAAQAQRRGQQPAFLPNVPYDGRQTFVRVKYQMPEFGGGGFRGGGRDIPWSHDYPRGERHFTKIVGELSSTRMRIDASNILTLDDPQLGKYPVAYMAEPGFWRPNDAEALGLRNYLAKGGFIIFDDFVGDHWINFESAMKKVLPNARLIEMDLKHPIFDSFYRIKTLDYEHPIYRGYKSVFYGVFEDNDPKKRLLAIANYNNDLSEYWEFSDTGMFPLDMSNEAYKLGVNYIIYALTR